Proteins co-encoded in one Metabacillus sp. KUDC1714 genomic window:
- a CDS encoding FMN-dependent NADH-azoreductase, with translation MSNVLFIKANSRPVSQAVSVQLYEAFLQSYKESHPEDSITELDLFSENLPYYGADMINGMFKLGKGIELSSDEQVATVTVKKYLDQFLSADKIVLAFPLWNFAVPAVLHTYMDYLCQAGTTFKYTPEGPVGLLSDKKVALLNARGGVYSEGPAASKEMAVNYVTTILDFFGVNNVTNIIIEGHNQFPEQASEIIENGIREAATAANTF, from the coding sequence ATGTCAAACGTATTATTTATTAAAGCAAATTCACGTCCTGTATCACAGGCTGTTAGTGTTCAATTATATGAGGCTTTCTTACAAAGCTACAAGGAATCCCATCCAGAAGATTCAATCACAGAGCTTGATTTATTCAGTGAAAACTTACCTTATTATGGAGCAGATATGATCAATGGAATGTTTAAATTAGGTAAGGGTATCGAGTTATCTTCTGATGAACAAGTTGCTACAGTCACTGTCAAAAAATATCTAGACCAGTTTTTATCTGCAGATAAAATTGTATTAGCATTTCCACTTTGGAACTTTGCTGTCCCTGCTGTTTTGCATACGTATATGGATTATCTATGCCAAGCTGGAACAACGTTCAAATATACGCCAGAGGGACCTGTTGGTTTACTATCTGATAAAAAAGTCGCTCTTCTTAATGCAAGAGGTGGTGTTTATTCAGAAGGACCTGCTGCTTCAAAAGAAATGGCTGTTAACTATGTCACAACAATTTTAGATTTCTTTGGTGTTAACAATGTTACAAACATCATCATTGAAGGACATAATCAATTCCCTGAACAAGCTAGTGAAATTATTGAAAATGGAATAAGAGAAGCTGCAACAGCTGCAAATACTTTTTAA
- a CDS encoding alpha-amylase family glycosyl hydrolase, whose protein sequence is MRRQALKLLLIPFLLFYSLPVSADEKEEKTLQEELIYYVVVDRFNNGNPHNDGDDLDPDNPDAYHGGDLEGIIKKLDYLQEMGFTTIALSSIFANEASGYAGDLIEDHNKVEEHFGSLEDLKHLVNETHKRDMKIMLEFVADHVGPNHPWVEDEKKLQWFHDKVELTDVQNEENRLKGWYKGLPDLATENPETRAYLIDTAKWWVEETKIDGYYIDHADTIEPEFWQIFDGEIEKVNKNFYLLGSLLDNREETISVYKEAGFHSLLNERFFKEASDMFANIDQPFTDVSKVVEQSSKKLSTFIDSDNTVRFTRKSIENQQHPGIRLKIAFSYMYTIPGTPVVYYGSEIAIDGGDPPENRPLMNFQSDEELIDYIAKLATIRKSLPALTNGNYKVLYEKDGMILFKRTFEDETVIVVINNTSSSQNVIIPASEIAENKELQGLVTGDSFEEQNGEYEFIIDRELAEVYELKEKQGLNLPLISVFIVVPVLFVLFLIAAKKRGQKNIS, encoded by the coding sequence ATGCGAAGGCAAGCTTTAAAACTATTACTTATTCCGTTTCTTCTTTTTTACTCCTTACCAGTAAGTGCAGATGAAAAAGAAGAAAAAACATTGCAGGAAGAATTAATTTATTATGTTGTAGTCGACCGTTTTAATAATGGGAACCCCCATAATGATGGGGATGATCTTGATCCAGATAACCCCGATGCTTATCATGGAGGTGATCTAGAAGGAATAATAAAGAAATTAGATTACCTTCAAGAAATGGGTTTTACCACAATTGCACTATCATCAATTTTCGCAAATGAGGCAAGCGGCTATGCAGGAGATCTAATAGAGGATCACAATAAAGTAGAAGAGCATTTCGGAAGCTTAGAAGATTTGAAGCATTTAGTTAATGAAACACATAAAAGAGATATGAAGATTATGCTAGAGTTTGTTGCAGATCATGTTGGACCTAATCACCCGTGGGTAGAGGACGAAAAAAAACTGCAATGGTTTCATGACAAAGTAGAATTAACAGACGTGCAGAATGAAGAGAACAGATTAAAGGGATGGTATAAAGGTTTACCTGATTTAGCCACTGAAAATCCGGAAACTAGAGCCTACTTAATTGATACGGCGAAGTGGTGGGTGGAAGAAACAAAGATTGATGGCTATTATATTGACCATGCTGATACGATTGAACCGGAATTCTGGCAGATATTTGATGGTGAGATTGAAAAGGTAAACAAGAACTTTTATTTACTGGGTTCACTGCTAGATAATCGGGAAGAAACAATATCTGTTTACAAAGAGGCAGGGTTCCATTCCCTCTTAAATGAACGCTTTTTTAAAGAAGCTTCAGACATGTTTGCAAATATTGATCAGCCTTTTACAGACGTATCTAAAGTAGTAGAGCAATCATCAAAAAAGCTTAGTACATTTATAGATAGTGATAACACAGTTCGTTTTACAAGAAAATCAATTGAAAATCAACAACATCCTGGAATTAGATTAAAAATAGCATTTTCCTATATGTACACAATTCCGGGCACCCCTGTTGTTTATTATGGTTCTGAAATTGCAATTGATGGGGGAGACCCTCCAGAAAATCGACCATTAATGAACTTTCAATCGGATGAAGAACTGATTGATTATATAGCTAAGCTAGCAACAATTAGAAAGAGTTTACCAGCTTTAACAAACGGTAATTATAAAGTTTTGTATGAAAAGGACGGAATGATTCTTTTTAAAAGGACATTTGAAGATGAGACAGTTATTGTCGTCATCAATAATACTTCTTCTTCACAAAATGTTATAATTCCAGCTTCTGAAATTGCAGAAAATAAGGAGCTTCAAGGCTTAGTGACAGGTGATTCCTTTGAAGAGCAAAATGGAGAATATGAGTTTATTATCGACCGCGAATTAGCTGAGGTTTATGAATTGAAAGAAAAACAGGGCCTGAATTTACCGCTAATTAGTGTATTTATCGTTGTGCCAGTTTTGTTTGTTTTATTTTTAATTGCTGCAAAGAAACGTGGACAAAAGAATATTTCATAA
- a CDS encoding bifunctional homocysteine S-methyltransferase/methylenetetrahydrofolate reductase, translating into MSFLEDLKSKILIGDGAMGTMLYSHGVDRCFEELNLSKPDDVKRVHQAYIQAGANLIQTNTYGANDIKLSRYGLEDEIRQINKTAVEIAKRAATSSTYVFGTIGGVRSFKKSAHTLEEIKRNFREQLFILLNEDVDGLLLETYYDLEEMKTVLQIAKKETNKPIIANVSLHEAGVLQDGTALTDAFSTLEELGANVIGLNCRLGPYHMIQSLEEVPLLESAYLSVFPNSSLPALNEGRLVYESDEGYFKESALKFRDQGVRLIGGCCGTTPKHIQAIAEAVGHLAPVTDKKVRVPKQVQVNITSSNTDTLPPLQEIVKEKRSVIVELDPPKKLGMNKFLEGAQALHHAGIDALTLADNSLASPRVSNLAAGILAKEKTGGRALIHITCRDRNLIGLQSHLMGLHSLGLSDVLAITGDPSKIGDFPGATSVYDVSSFDLISLIKQFNEGVSYSGKPLGEKTNFSVAAAFNPNVRHLDKAVVRLEKKIAHGADYFISQPLYSSQQIVDVYEETRNLKAPIYIGIMPLTSSRNAEFIHNEIPGIKLSDSIREKMAAAGTDKEQARQEGLAIAKDLIDTAFDLFNGIYLITPFLQYDLTVELTNYIHEKEKQLAERKITHV; encoded by the coding sequence ATGAGCTTTTTGGAAGACTTAAAAAGTAAGATTTTAATTGGGGACGGTGCAATGGGAACAATGCTTTATTCCCATGGTGTTGATCGTTGTTTTGAAGAATTAAACCTATCAAAACCTGATGATGTCAAGCGCGTTCATCAAGCATATATTCAAGCCGGTGCTAACCTAATTCAGACGAACACCTATGGGGCAAATGATATTAAACTCTCACGTTACGGCCTAGAGGATGAAATTAGACAAATTAACAAAACTGCTGTTGAAATTGCCAAACGAGCAGCTACTTCTTCGACGTATGTATTTGGAACTATTGGCGGAGTTCGTTCCTTCAAAAAAAGTGCCCATACACTTGAAGAAATTAAACGCAATTTTAGAGAGCAGTTGTTTATCTTACTAAATGAAGATGTAGACGGCCTATTACTTGAAACCTACTATGATTTAGAGGAAATGAAAACAGTACTCCAAATTGCAAAAAAGGAAACAAATAAACCAATCATTGCCAATGTATCCCTCCATGAAGCAGGTGTTTTACAAGATGGAACAGCATTAACAGATGCTTTTTCAACTCTCGAAGAGCTTGGTGCAAATGTAATTGGCTTAAACTGTCGTTTAGGTCCATACCATATGATTCAATCTCTTGAGGAGGTTCCGCTTCTTGAGTCAGCCTATCTATCTGTATTCCCGAACAGTAGCTTACCTGCTTTAAATGAAGGTCGTCTTGTTTATGAATCTGATGAAGGTTACTTTAAGGAGAGCGCTCTGAAATTTAGAGACCAAGGTGTTCGCCTAATTGGTGGCTGTTGTGGAACAACACCAAAACACATTCAAGCAATCGCTGAAGCTGTAGGGCATCTTGCTCCTGTTACAGATAAAAAGGTAAGAGTTCCGAAGCAAGTACAAGTAAATATCACATCTAGTAATACTGACACACTTCCTCCACTTCAGGAGATTGTAAAGGAAAAACGTTCAGTTATTGTTGAGCTTGACCCACCGAAGAAGCTTGGAATGAATAAATTCCTTGAAGGGGCACAAGCGCTTCATCATGCAGGTATCGATGCTTTGACTCTTGCAGATAACTCGCTTGCTTCTCCACGGGTAAGTAACCTAGCTGCCGGAATACTCGCAAAAGAAAAAACAGGTGGCAGAGCATTAATTCATATTACATGTCGTGATCGAAACTTAATTGGCTTACAGTCTCATTTAATGGGTTTACATTCATTAGGACTATCTGATGTACTAGCAATTACTGGTGACCCTTCAAAAATTGGTGATTTCCCTGGGGCAACTTCTGTTTATGATGTCTCTTCGTTTGATTTAATCAGTTTAATTAAACAATTCAATGAAGGTGTCTCTTACTCCGGTAAACCATTAGGTGAAAAAACCAACTTCTCAGTTGCGGCTGCCTTTAATCCAAATGTTCGTCACTTAGATAAGGCTGTTGTCAGACTTGAAAAGAAAATTGCCCATGGTGCAGATTATTTTATCTCACAACCTCTTTATTCAAGTCAGCAAATTGTCGATGTATATGAGGAAACCAGAAACTTAAAAGCACCTATTTACATCGGGATCATGCCATTGACATCAAGCCGTAACGCAGAATTTATTCATAATGAAATTCCTGGAATTAAACTTTCAGATTCGATTCGTGAAAAAATGGCAGCAGCTGGAACAGATAAGGAACAAGCCCGCCAAGAGGGCTTAGCCATTGCAAAGGATCTTATTGATACAGCATTTGATTTATTTAATGGAATTTATTTAATAACTCCATTTTTACAGTACGACCTTACAGTGGAGCTAACCAATTACATCCATGAGAAGGAAAAACAACTGGCTGAAAGGAAGATTACACATGTGTAG
- a CDS encoding SDR family oxidoreductase, whose product MSNNQNQPKQTMPPQHQDVQPGHEDMMNPTPKFDDSTYTGSGKLKNKVAIITGGDSGIGRAVAVFFAKEGADVVISYLDEQKDADETKKHVEEQGQKCLLISGDIGDEKVCQQIVSETMNTFGRLDILVNNAAEQHPQQGIEDITSEQLERTFRTNIFSFFYLTKAALSHLKKGSAIVNTSSVTAYAGNEQLIDYSATKGAITTFTRSLALSLAGKGIRVNAVAPGPIWTPLIPSTFPADQVATFGANTPMKRPGQPEELAPAYVFLASDDSSYMSGQMIHVNGGKIVNG is encoded by the coding sequence TTGAGTAACAATCAAAATCAACCGAAACAAACAATGCCGCCACAGCATCAAGATGTACAGCCAGGTCATGAGGATATGATGAATCCAACACCTAAATTTGATGATTCAACCTATACCGGTAGTGGGAAACTTAAAAACAAGGTAGCGATTATTACTGGCGGGGATAGTGGAATTGGACGAGCTGTTGCCGTATTTTTTGCTAAAGAAGGCGCAGATGTTGTTATTTCCTATTTAGATGAACAAAAAGATGCAGACGAAACAAAAAAGCATGTTGAAGAACAAGGACAAAAGTGCCTGCTTATTTCAGGTGATATTGGTGATGAAAAGGTATGCCAGCAAATCGTTTCAGAAACAATGAACACATTCGGAAGATTAGATATTTTAGTAAACAATGCCGCTGAACAGCATCCACAACAAGGCATTGAAGACATAACAAGTGAGCAGCTTGAAAGAACATTTCGTACAAACATCTTCTCTTTCTTTTATTTAACAAAAGCAGCACTTTCACATTTAAAGAAGGGTAGTGCGATTGTAAATACCTCATCTGTCACTGCTTACGCGGGTAATGAGCAGTTAATTGATTATTCAGCTACAAAAGGTGCTATCACAACCTTTACAAGATCTTTAGCCCTCTCTCTAGCAGGTAAAGGGATTCGTGTAAATGCTGTTGCACCTGGTCCAATTTGGACTCCATTAATCCCTTCTACTTTCCCGGCTGATCAAGTAGCTACATTTGGAGCAAACACTCCAATGAAACGACCTGGACAGCCTGAAGAATTAGCTCCAGCTTATGTTTTCTTAGCAAGTGATGATTCTTCTTACATGTCAGGCCAGATGATTCATGTGAACGGTGGAAAAATAGTTAACGGGTAA
- the metH gene encoding methionine synthase: MCSIKNEIKKRILVLDGAMGTMIQAADLTPDDFGGEDYEGCNEYLTLTAPKTIEMIHEAYLEAGSDIISTNTFGATSLVLDEYDLGSFALELNIESAKIAKNAADKFSTPEKPRYVAGAMGPTTKTLSVTGGTTFDTLVDNYEEQARGLIIGGADLLLLETSQDMLNVKAGFLGIQKAFETTGKELPLMVSGTIEPMGTTLAGQDIEAFYVSLEHMKPISVGLNCATGPEFMTDHIRTLSGLANTAVSCYPNAGLPDEEGNYHESPESLAKKLVGFAEQGWLNFVGGCCGTTPEHIKAISDAVATINPRSIEDVSSGHTVSGIDALLYEDGMRPLFVGERTNVIGSRKFKRLIAEQKFEEASEIARAQVKNGAHVIDICLADPDRDELEDMEAFIQEVVKKVKAPLVIDSTDENVIERALKYSQGKAIINSINLEDGEERFDAIVPLVKKYGGALVVGTIDEIGMALTAEKKLEVAIRSHDLLVKKHGLKASDLIFDPLVFPVGTGDEQYIGSANETVRGIQLIKEHLPECLTILGVSNVSFGLPPVGREVLNAVYLYHCTQAGLDYAIVNTEKLERFASIPKEEIKQAEDLLFKTTDETLAAFTAFYRGKKKENKKPVKSLPLEERLALYIVEGTKEGLLPDLELALKKYPDPLSIINGPLMAGMAEVGVLFNDNQLIVAEVLQSAEVMKASVSYLEQFMDKKDDSGKGKILLATVKGDVHDIGKNLVDIILSNNGYKVIDLGIKVTPQTLIQAVKDENPDIIGLSGLLVKSAQQMVITAQDLHEANCNVPILVGGAALSRKFTRMKISPQYTGPVVYAKDAMDGLSLANQLRTTPELFAEKEAAVTEESKPKSAQSKAVTELLEKRGNLSEAPIFTPVDTKRHLLKDINLTQIIPYINMQMLIGHHLGLKGKIKELVQKKDPKALELVELIQDLLKDGAKKNWFKPAVAYQFYPSYSEGNKLHILDPNNTNSILETFDFPRQEKLPYRCISDYVRPKQEDGFDYVAMFAVTAGSQIRELAQGFKEQGDYLKSHAVQALALELAEGLAERTHQLVRDRWGFPDAPDFTMDQRFSAKYQGQRYSFGYPACPDLEDQEKLFKLLRPEDIGIQLTEGFMMEPEASVTAIVVAHPEARYFNVM, translated from the coding sequence ATGTGTAGCATCAAAAATGAAATAAAAAAACGGATACTTGTACTTGACGGTGCAATGGGTACAATGATTCAAGCTGCTGATCTTACACCTGATGATTTTGGTGGTGAAGACTACGAAGGCTGTAATGAATATTTAACTTTAACAGCACCGAAAACAATTGAAATGATTCATGAAGCCTATCTTGAAGCAGGCTCAGATATCATTTCAACAAACACATTTGGAGCTACTAGTCTTGTTTTAGATGAATACGACCTAGGTTCTTTCGCCCTTGAACTTAATATTGAATCAGCTAAAATTGCAAAAAACGCAGCTGATAAATTTTCCACACCTGAAAAACCAAGATATGTTGCAGGAGCAATGGGTCCAACAACGAAAACGTTATCTGTAACTGGTGGGACAACATTTGATACTTTAGTCGATAACTATGAAGAACAAGCAAGAGGATTAATTATCGGTGGCGCTGACTTACTTCTCCTTGAAACTAGTCAGGATATGCTCAATGTAAAAGCTGGATTCTTAGGCATCCAAAAGGCATTTGAAACAACAGGTAAAGAGCTTCCACTTATGGTTTCAGGAACAATTGAACCAATGGGTACAACATTAGCAGGACAGGATATTGAGGCTTTTTATGTCTCATTAGAGCATATGAAACCAATTTCGGTTGGTCTTAACTGTGCAACAGGTCCTGAATTTATGACAGACCATATCCGTACATTATCCGGATTAGCGAATACAGCTGTAAGTTGTTATCCGAATGCTGGCTTACCTGATGAAGAAGGAAATTACCATGAATCACCTGAGTCACTTGCCAAAAAACTTGTTGGCTTCGCTGAACAAGGCTGGCTAAATTTTGTAGGCGGATGTTGTGGAACAACTCCTGAACATATTAAAGCCATCTCTGATGCTGTAGCAACGATCAACCCACGGAGCATCGAAGACGTTTCAAGTGGTCACACTGTTTCTGGAATCGATGCCCTTCTTTATGAAGATGGCATGCGTCCACTATTTGTCGGAGAAAGAACAAACGTTATCGGTTCTCGTAAATTCAAACGGTTGATTGCAGAACAAAAATTTGAAGAAGCCTCTGAAATTGCTAGAGCACAGGTGAAAAATGGTGCACATGTTATCGATATTTGCTTAGCAGACCCTGACAGAGATGAACTTGAAGATATGGAAGCATTCATTCAAGAGGTTGTTAAAAAGGTAAAGGCCCCTCTTGTTATTGACTCAACAGATGAAAATGTCATCGAAAGAGCATTAAAATATTCTCAAGGTAAAGCTATCATCAACTCAATAAACCTTGAGGACGGTGAAGAACGCTTTGATGCAATTGTTCCCCTTGTAAAAAAATATGGTGGAGCTTTAGTTGTAGGGACCATCGATGAAATTGGGATGGCATTAACAGCTGAAAAGAAGCTTGAGGTTGCGATTCGTTCACATGATTTACTTGTCAAAAAACATGGTCTTAAGGCGAGTGATTTAATCTTTGATCCACTTGTTTTCCCAGTTGGAACTGGTGATGAGCAATATATTGGATCTGCAAATGAAACAGTACGTGGTATTCAACTGATAAAGGAACACTTACCAGAATGCTTAACAATCCTTGGTGTAAGTAATGTATCCTTTGGCCTTCCTCCTGTTGGACGTGAAGTATTGAATGCAGTTTATTTATACCATTGCACACAAGCAGGACTTGATTATGCGATTGTAAATACCGAAAAATTAGAGCGTTTTGCCTCAATTCCAAAGGAAGAAATCAAGCAAGCAGAAGATCTATTATTCAAAACAACTGATGAAACACTTGCTGCGTTTACAGCATTTTATCGAGGAAAGAAAAAGGAAAACAAAAAGCCAGTAAAATCTCTTCCATTAGAGGAAAGACTAGCTCTTTATATCGTTGAAGGAACAAAGGAAGGTCTTCTTCCAGATTTAGAATTAGCTCTTAAAAAGTACCCTGATCCCCTTTCGATCATTAACGGACCCCTAATGGCTGGAATGGCCGAGGTTGGTGTCTTGTTTAATGACAATCAATTAATCGTTGCTGAAGTATTACAAAGTGCTGAAGTAATGAAAGCTTCGGTATCTTATTTAGAACAATTTATGGACAAGAAAGACGATAGTGGAAAAGGTAAAATTTTATTAGCAACTGTTAAAGGTGATGTTCACGATATCGGTAAAAACTTGGTGGACATTATTTTAAGTAATAATGGTTATAAGGTTATTGACCTGGGAATTAAAGTAACACCTCAAACACTTATTCAAGCAGTCAAAGATGAGAATCCCGATATTATTGGATTGTCAGGGCTCTTAGTAAAGTCTGCTCAGCAAATGGTCATTACTGCTCAGGACTTACATGAAGCTAATTGCAACGTACCAATTTTAGTAGGTGGGGCTGCCCTTTCAAGAAAATTCACGAGAATGAAAATCTCTCCACAATATACGGGTCCAGTTGTTTACGCAAAAGATGCAATGGACGGATTATCATTGGCAAATCAATTGCGGACTACTCCAGAGCTGTTTGCTGAAAAAGAAGCGGCAGTTACTGAAGAATCGAAACCAAAAAGTGCACAATCGAAAGCTGTTACTGAGCTATTAGAAAAGCGTGGCAACCTTAGTGAAGCACCAATCTTTACACCAGTTGATACAAAACGTCATCTGCTTAAAGATATTAACCTAACTCAAATTATTCCATATATAAATATGCAAATGCTAATCGGACACCATCTTGGACTAAAAGGAAAAATCAAGGAATTAGTGCAAAAGAAAGATCCAAAAGCATTAGAATTAGTTGAGTTAATTCAAGACCTATTAAAGGATGGCGCCAAAAAGAATTGGTTTAAGCCAGCTGTTGCTTATCAATTCTACCCATCTTATAGCGAAGGGAATAAATTGCATATTTTAGATCCAAATAACACAAATTCAATTTTGGAAACATTTGATTTTCCAAGACAAGAAAAACTACCATACCGTTGTATCTCAGACTATGTTCGCCCTAAGCAGGAAGATGGATTTGATTATGTAGCCATGTTTGCAGTTACAGCAGGTAGCCAAATTCGCGAGTTAGCACAAGGCTTTAAGGAACAAGGCGATTATTTAAAAAGCCATGCTGTTCAAGCTCTTGCTCTAGAGCTTGCAGAAGGACTAGCCGAACGAACACATCAGCTTGTTCGTGATCGTTGGGGCTTCCCTGATGCCCCTGACTTTACAATGGATCAGCGCTTTTCAGCTAAATACCAAGGTCAAAGGTATTCATTTGGCTATCCAGCCTGTCCTGACCTTGAAGATCAAGAAAAACTCTTTAAGCTATTGAGACCTGAAGATATTGGAATTCAGCTAACAGAAGGCTTTATGATGGAGCCTGAAGCATCTGTTACAGCAATCGTCGTAGCCCATCCGGAAGCAAGATATTTTAATGTAATGTAA
- a CDS encoding alpha-glycosidase, producing the protein MLKEAIYHRPKNQFAYACNDDMIHIQIQTKRNDINTIFLYYGDPFEFEGNKWRHSFIEMQKSGSDNLFDYWVVEIIPPQRRLRYAFHLKSNEQESFYTERGFSNTVHDDFSAYFCFPFHHPSDRFTAPSWVKDTVWYQIFPDRFANGNSQNDPSETLPWNSSDPTTTTIFGGDLEGVIQHLDYLVDLGISGIYFTPIFKARSNHKYDSIDYMEIDPQFGDKQTFKRLVSECHKHGIKVMLDAVFNHCGEEFPPFQDVLINGESSAYKDWFHFSSNQPEDEPLQYHTFAFEKSMPKLNTQNPEVKKYLIEVGQYWVSEFQIDGWRLDVANEIDHQFWREFRQAVKKVNKDVYLVGEVWHDAMPWLQGDQFDAVMNYPLANHLLRFFAYDAIGAEQFSLDLQAYLHQYQKTVQEAAFNLVGSHDTPRLLNLARMNKQKVKLLTAFQLSFTGSPSIYYGDEVGLTGEQDPGCRKCMVWDKEEQDQEMLEFFKKLLNLRKSYPILANEGTFKVLEASNEHNYLCYSKENDKQLFLAVMNNHPTKQTLPLPLDLHDQTILDLWKMEEFSAHTTHVSVTLEPYDFTFLLINK; encoded by the coding sequence ATGCTTAAAGAGGCCATTTACCATCGACCAAAAAATCAATTTGCCTATGCATGTAATGACGATATGATACATATCCAAATACAGACAAAACGTAATGACATAAATACTATTTTTCTTTACTATGGTGATCCTTTTGAATTTGAAGGAAATAAATGGAGACATTCCTTTATTGAAATGCAGAAAAGTGGCAGTGACAATTTATTTGATTATTGGGTTGTAGAAATCATTCCACCACAGCGGCGGCTGCGCTATGCATTTCATTTGAAAAGTAATGAACAAGAGAGTTTTTATACGGAAAGGGGATTTAGCAATACTGTTCACGATGACTTTTCGGCTTATTTCTGTTTTCCCTTTCATCATCCATCAGATCGTTTTACTGCCCCAAGCTGGGTTAAGGACACTGTTTGGTATCAAATTTTCCCTGATCGATTTGCAAATGGGAATTCTCAAAATGATCCAAGCGAAACTCTTCCTTGGAATAGTTCTGATCCAACAACTACTACGATCTTTGGTGGTGACTTAGAAGGTGTAATCCAACATCTCGATTATTTAGTTGATTTAGGAATTAGCGGGATTTACTTTACCCCGATTTTCAAAGCTCGTTCAAATCATAAATATGATTCGATCGATTATATGGAAATTGATCCTCAATTTGGTGATAAGCAAACCTTTAAGCGCTTAGTTTCTGAATGTCATAAGCATGGAATAAAGGTGATGCTCGATGCAGTATTTAATCACTGCGGTGAAGAGTTTCCCCCTTTTCAGGATGTATTAATTAATGGAGAAAGCTCTGCCTATAAGGATTGGTTTCATTTTTCTTCAAATCAACCGGAAGATGAACCACTTCAATATCATACATTTGCATTTGAAAAGTCAATGCCAAAGTTAAACACGCAGAACCCTGAAGTAAAAAAGTACTTGATTGAGGTAGGTCAATACTGGGTAAGCGAGTTTCAAATTGATGGCTGGAGACTGGATGTTGCAAACGAAATTGATCATCAATTTTGGCGAGAATTTAGACAGGCTGTGAAAAAGGTAAATAAAGATGTGTACCTTGTTGGAGAAGTATGGCATGATGCTATGCCATGGCTTCAGGGTGACCAATTTGATGCTGTAATGAATTATCCTTTAGCAAATCACCTGCTTCGCTTTTTTGCTTATGATGCGATCGGTGCTGAACAATTTAGTCTTGATCTTCAAGCCTATTTACACCAATATCAAAAAACTGTTCAGGAGGCGGCGTTTAATCTAGTTGGGAGCCATGATACACCTCGCCTTTTAAACCTTGCACGTATGAATAAACAAAAAGTAAAGCTACTAACCGCTTTTCAGCTTAGCTTTACTGGCTCACCCTCAATTTATTATGGTGATGAAGTTGGACTTACAGGTGAGCAGGATCCCGGATGTAGAAAGTGTATGGTGTGGGATAAAGAGGAGCAAGATCAAGAAATGCTAGAATTTTTTAAAAAGCTACTAAATTTGCGAAAAAGCTATCCAATTCTAGCAAACGAAGGAACTTTTAAAGTTTTGGAAGCTAGTAATGAACATAATTATTTATGTTATAGCAAAGAAAATGACAAACAGCTTTTCCTTGCTGTTATGAATAATCACCCTACTAAGCAAACTCTTCCATTACCACTTGATTTACACGATCAAACCATACTTGATTTATGGAAAATGGAAGAATTCTCAGCACATACTACCCATGTTTCAGTCACGCTGGAGCCATATGATTTTACGTTTTTACTAATAAATAAGTAG
- a CDS encoding MarR family winged helix-turn-helix transcriptional regulator: protein MKLFLDDYISIFIHHSDLMFTNYVKKKLAPFNIAPEQNLVMMLLWEQDGLSQNEISIKLNKDKTNIARMSQGLEQKGFVKKVICPKDRRAQRLYLTEKGRNLSEHVLPIAEEFHEILCENISEEELIQLRTILSKMRENLQ, encoded by the coding sequence ATGAAGCTATTTTTAGATGATTATATAAGTATATTTATCCATCATTCAGATCTAATGTTTACAAATTATGTGAAAAAGAAATTAGCCCCCTTTAACATTGCACCAGAACAAAATTTAGTCATGATGTTACTTTGGGAACAAGATGGACTCAGCCAAAATGAAATTTCAATTAAGCTAAATAAAGATAAAACGAATATTGCTAGAATGTCGCAAGGTCTTGAACAAAAGGGGTTTGTGAAAAAGGTAATCTGTCCAAAAGATCGTCGCGCGCAAAGGTTATATCTAACAGAAAAAGGTAGGAATCTAAGTGAACATGTCCTGCCTATTGCAGAAGAATTTCACGAAATTCTTTGTGAAAATATATCTGAGGAAGAGCTTATTCAATTAAGAACGATTCTTTCTAAAATGAGGGAGAATTTGCAATAG